CATCCGGTCCGGCTTGATATTCGTGACGCAGCACAAAAGGCCGGCCGAGCTTGACGGTGGCTTCTGGATCACCGATCCGTCCTTTGACGGAGGAAACGGGAACGCGCAGGTAAGACTGATGCGCGTCCGATTCCCAGTCCAGGGCCTTGTCAAAGTAACCGTGGTCATATTCATATGCACCGCCCAGTTGGAACCCTTCTTTAGCAAACAGGGATTCCACGTCGGCAAAACGTCCCTGTACGTTTTCGATCACGGGTGAGTGTAATGGGATCATGGATACCCCTCCTTTCACAGTAGTGTGCGACAGGATGCTGTCGATCATGCGATAAGGCGGCATAG
This window of the Polycladomyces zharkentensis genome carries:
- a CDS encoding YugN family protein translates to MIPLHSPVIENVQGRFADVESLFAKEGFQLGGAYEYDHGYFDKALDWESDAHQSYLRVPVSSVKGRIGDPEATVKLGRPFVLRHEYQAGPDDNADTGTFSGLIDQFQEPAIKDAPVDEKWIDRAQSALHELESRIQNEFRK